The Dehalococcoidia bacterium genome has a segment encoding these proteins:
- a CDS encoding cupin domain-containing protein, translated as MQSMGNYEVLSHVEMAECSLRILRLRQGEHVSPHYHRECVQIYTVLESEVEVQVGERTYRLLPYETVRVERGVVHALRPGERDALVLSLSIPPLQREDHHVVS; from the coding sequence ATGCAGTCCATGGGCAACTACGAGGTGCTCTCCCACGTGGAGATGGCCGAGTGCAGCCTGCGCATCCTGCGCCTGCGCCAGGGGGAGCACGTGTCCCCCCATTACCACCGCGAGTGTGTGCAGATATACACCGTTCTGGAGTCTGAGGTGGAGGTGCAGGTGGGGGAGCGCACTTACCGCCTGCTCCCCTACGAGACGGTGCGGGTGGAGAGGGGGGTCGTCCACGCCCTGCGGCCGGGAGAGCGCGACGCCCTGGTGCTGAGCCTGTCCATCCCGCCCCTCCAGCGCGAAGACCACCACGTGGTGAGCTAG
- a CDS encoding VOC family protein, translated as MMAQGQQPKLVPHLWYTAEAEEAARFYASLFPDSRVEQVNYLPADSPSGPAGTVAVVRFTLFGQPFMAINGGPHHPFNDAVSFLVLCDSQEELDRYWDAIVRHGGQPAACGWIVDRYGLRWQIVPRRLHEMLEDPDRERARRVAEEMLRQVKFDLAKLEAAYRGD; from the coding sequence ATGATGGCCCAGGGACAGCAGCCCAAGCTCGTGCCCCACCTGTGGTATACGGCCGAGGCGGAGGAGGCCGCCCGCTTCTACGCCTCCCTCTTCCCCGACTCGCGGGTGGAGCAGGTGAACTACTTGCCCGCCGATTCGCCCAGCGGGCCGGCCGGCACGGTGGCCGTCGTCCGGTTCACCCTGTTCGGCCAGCCCTTCATGGCCATCAACGGCGGCCCTCACCACCCCTTCAACGACGCCGTGTCCTTCCTGGTGCTGTGCGACTCGCAGGAGGAGCTGGACCGCTACTGGGACGCCATCGTCCGGCACGGTGGCCAGCCCGCCGCCTGCGGCTGGATCGTGGACCGCTACGGCCTGCGGTGGCAGATCGTGCCGCGCCGCCTCCACGAGATGCTGGAGGACCCCGACCGGGAAAGGGCCCGGCGGGTGGCCGAGGAGATGCTCAGGCAGGTGAAGTTCGACCTGGCGAAGCTGGAGGCGGCCTACCGCGGCGACTAG
- the hisH gene encoding imidazole glycerol phosphate synthase subunit HisH, which translates to MRVVIIDYGAGNLRSVARAVAWAGGEPFISSRPQDVLAAQAVVMPGVGAAADTMRNLQERGLVEPIRGYIRQGRPFLGVCMGQQVLFDYSLEGGHHTCLGVLPGRVVRLPDGLKVPHMGWNRVHIVRPHPFLEGVQDGEYFYFVHSYYPEPEDEEVVVAVAEYGVRFPAVVARGNLVATQFHPEKSGQAGLLLYRNFLRMAARVHA; encoded by the coding sequence GTGAGGGTGGTCATCATCGACTACGGGGCGGGGAACCTGCGCTCGGTGGCGCGGGCGGTGGCCTGGGCGGGCGGGGAGCCGTTCATCTCCTCCCGTCCTCAGGACGTCCTGGCTGCCCAGGCAGTGGTGATGCCGGGGGTGGGGGCCGCCGCCGACACCATGCGCAACCTGCAGGAGCGGGGGCTGGTGGAGCCTATACGGGGATACATCCGCCAGGGACGTCCCTTCCTGGGTGTCTGCATGGGCCAGCAGGTGCTCTTCGACTACTCGCTGGAGGGAGGGCATCACACCTGCCTGGGGGTGCTGCCGGGTCGGGTCGTCCGCCTGCCCGACGGCCTCAAGGTGCCCCACATGGGCTGGAACCGGGTGCACATCGTCCGCCCCCACCCCTTCCTCGAAGGGGTCCAGGACGGCGAGTACTTCTACTTCGTGCACAGCTATTATCCGGAGCCCGAGGACGAGGAGGTGGTGGTGGCGGTGGCCGAATACGGCGTGCGCTTCCCGGCGGTGGTGGCCCGGGGCAACCTGGTGGCCACCCAGTTCCATCCCGAGAAGAGCGGACAGGCGGGCCTCCTCCTATACCGCAACTTCCTGCGCATGGCGGCCCGCGTCCATGCCTAG
- the ligA gene encoding NAD-dependent DNA ligase LigA, producing MGCGYDNVFQARLAAEELRSEINRHDYLYYVLNQPEISDAEYDELMRKLRAIEEHYPELVTPDSPTQRVPGQPVEAFGVVEHRVPLLSLANAFNFEELRAWYRRACSLGEVEGFDMVVEHKIDGLSVALVYENGRFVQGATRGDGLRGENVTENLKTIRSIPLFLRGNDVPPRFEVRGEVYMPKDAFEKLNEELAARGQKLFMNPRNAAAGSVRQKDPRVTASRKLDIFVYQLGWCDGPHPRKHWEILEWLREMGFRTNPHNVLCRTLEEVQQQWERWVEGRYQLPYEIDGLVVKANDLDLWDRLGAVGREPRWAIAYKFPPVEATTRLLDIRHNVGRTGTINPYAVLEPVKVGGVIVKQATLHNEDIIRSRDIRIGDWVVVHRAGEVIPQVVGPVVSRRTGQERPYEPPTSCPACGGEVVRPPGEAMRYCINPSCPAQAFRWLTHFVQRSAMDIDGLGERWIEALMREGLVEDPGDLYYLREKRDRLLALERMGPTLADKILRNIEESKKRPLDRLIFALGIRHVGSEVAQLLAYEFGSIDRLAQASLEELARIPGVGPKIAESVYQWFRNERNRKVLEKLRRAGVNMGDAGARQEKEGPLKGKVIVFTGSLKSMTRSQAQELVRRLGGLAKDTVTRNTDYLVVGEDPGSKLAQAQRYGIPTLSEEEFLDLLRRHGVEV from the coding sequence ATGGGCTGCGGCTACGACAACGTCTTCCAGGCACGACTGGCGGCGGAGGAGCTGCGCTCCGAGATCAACCGCCACGACTACCTCTATTACGTCCTCAATCAGCCCGAGATCAGCGACGCCGAATATGACGAGTTGATGCGCAAACTGCGGGCCATCGAGGAGCACTACCCCGAGCTGGTCACCCCCGACTCCCCTACCCAGCGCGTGCCCGGCCAGCCGGTGGAGGCCTTCGGGGTGGTGGAGCACCGGGTGCCCCTCCTCTCCCTGGCCAACGCCTTCAACTTCGAGGAGCTGCGGGCCTGGTACCGGCGCGCCTGCTCCCTGGGCGAGGTGGAGGGCTTCGACATGGTGGTGGAGCACAAGATAGACGGCCTCTCGGTGGCCCTGGTCTACGAGAACGGTCGCTTCGTCCAGGGTGCCACCCGCGGCGACGGCCTGCGGGGCGAAAACGTCACCGAGAACCTGAAGACCATCCGCAGCATTCCCCTGTTCCTGCGGGGCAACGATGTGCCGCCCCGCTTCGAGGTGCGGGGCGAGGTCTACATGCCCAAGGACGCCTTCGAAAAGCTGAACGAGGAGCTGGCCGCCCGCGGCCAGAAGCTGTTCATGAACCCCCGCAACGCCGCCGCCGGCTCCGTCCGGCAAAAGGACCCCCGCGTCACCGCCTCCCGCAAGCTGGACATCTTCGTCTACCAGCTCGGCTGGTGCGACGGCCCTCACCCCCGCAAGCACTGGGAGATCCTGGAGTGGCTGCGGGAGATGGGGTTCCGCACCAACCCCCACAACGTCCTCTGCCGCACCCTGGAAGAGGTCCAGCAGCAGTGGGAGCGGTGGGTGGAGGGGCGCTACCAGCTCCCGTACGAGATCGATGGCCTGGTGGTGAAGGCCAACGACCTGGACCTGTGGGACCGTCTGGGGGCGGTGGGGCGCGAGCCCAGGTGGGCCATCGCCTACAAGTTCCCGCCGGTGGAGGCCACCACCCGCCTGCTGGACATACGCCACAATGTGGGCCGCACCGGCACCATCAACCCCTACGCCGTGCTGGAGCCGGTGAAGGTGGGGGGCGTCATCGTCAAGCAGGCCACCCTCCACAACGAGGACATCATCAGGAGCCGCGACATCCGCATCGGCGACTGGGTGGTGGTGCACCGAGCGGGCGAGGTGATCCCCCAGGTGGTGGGGCCTGTGGTGAGCCGCCGCACCGGCCAGGAGCGGCCCTACGAGCCGCCCACCTCCTGCCCCGCTTGCGGCGGCGAGGTGGTGCGGCCCCCGGGCGAGGCCATGCGCTACTGCATCAATCCCTCCTGTCCGGCCCAGGCCTTCCGCTGGCTGACCCACTTCGTGCAGCGGTCGGCCATGGACATCGATGGCCTGGGGGAGCGGTGGATCGAGGCCCTCATGCGCGAGGGGCTGGTGGAAGACCCGGGCGACCTCTACTACCTGCGCGAGAAGCGGGACCGCCTGCTGGCCCTGGAGCGCATGGGCCCCACCCTGGCCGACAAGATCCTGCGCAACATCGAGGAGAGCAAGAAGCGGCCCCTGGACCGCCTCATCTTCGCCCTGGGCATCCGCCACGTGGGCAGCGAGGTGGCCCAGCTCCTGGCCTACGAGTTCGGCAGCATCGACCGTCTGGCCCAGGCCAGCCTGGAGGAGCTGGCCCGCATCCCCGGCGTCGGCCCCAAGATCGCCGAGAGCGTCTATCAGTGGTTCCGCAACGAGCGCAACCGCAAGGTGCTGGAGAAGCTGCGGCGGGCCGGCGTGAATATGGGCGATGCCGGGGCCAGGCAGGAGAAAGAGGGCCCCCTCAAGGGTAAGGTCATCGTCTTCACCGGCAGCCTCAAGTCCATGACCCGCTCTCAGGCCCAGGAGCTGGTGCGGCGCCTGGGCGGTCTGGCCAAGGACACGGTGACCCGCAACACCGACTACCTGGTGGTGGGCGAGGACCCCGGCTCCAAGCTGGCCCAGGCCCAGCGCTACGGCATCCCTACCCTGTCGGAGGAGGAGTTCTTGGACCTGCTCAGGCGCCACGGGGTCGAGGTCTAG
- a CDS encoding thermonuclease family protein, with product MARTALLLLILPLLAACGLAQDLTHTPSPGGEAVGERTPPAAPTVPAGVALPTPPPDLPQARVTRVVDGDTIEVSIGGRRYTVRYIGVDTPESVAPGQPVECYGREASRRNRELVEGKTVLLEKDVSETDRYGRLLRYVWADGVMVNAVLVAEGYAQVATFPPDVKYVDLFRRLQEEARARGLGLWGACPAAR from the coding sequence GTGGCGCGCACCGCCCTGCTGCTCCTCATCCTGCCCCTGCTGGCCGCCTGTGGGCTGGCCCAGGACCTGACCCACACCCCCTCGCCCGGGGGCGAGGCCGTCGGGGAGCGAACGCCACCCGCCGCCCCGACCGTGCCAGCGGGCGTCGCCCTGCCCACCCCGCCGCCAGACCTGCCGCAGGCGCGGGTCACCCGCGTGGTGGACGGTGATACCATCGAGGTGAGCATCGGTGGCCGCCGCTACACCGTCCGCTATATCGGTGTGGACACCCCCGAGTCGGTGGCGCCCGGCCAGCCGGTGGAGTGCTACGGTCGGGAGGCGTCCCGGCGCAACCGCGAGCTGGTGGAGGGGAAGACGGTGCTCCTGGAGAAGGACGTGTCGGAGACGGACCGCTACGGGCGCCTGCTGCGCTACGTCTGGGCCGACGGCGTGATGGTCAATGCCGTGCTGGTGGCCGAGGGCTACGCGCAGGTGGCCACCTTCCCGCCCGACGTGAAATACGTGGACCTGTTTCGACGGCTGCAGGAGGAGGCTCGGGCCAGGGGCCTGGGGCTGTGGGGGGCCTGCCCCGCGGCCCGCTAG
- a CDS encoding rod shape-determining protein has translation MGIFSHDIAIDLGTANTLVMVRGKGLVIEEPSVVAIDRIERRIIAVGAEAKRMVGRTPADVVAVRPLRDGVISDFAVTEKMLQYFIRTAHNHSLLPRPRVVIGIPSGVTEVEKRAVHDAALNAGARVCYLIEEPMAAAIGAGLPVTEPGGCMIVDIGGGTTEVAVISMGGIVVSNSIPVAGDEMDQDIMTYTRQVHNMLIGERTAEEVKIKIGSAYPLEEEMTLTIKGRDLATGLPKAVTISSVEVRDAIAASVNAIVDAVRQTIEATPPELVADIMNRGIVLAGGGALLRGLDKRLAQETKFPVYVAEDPLRCVVRGCAEVLEEATILQKIQSRLNRRRHRPPR, from the coding sequence ATGGGGATCTTCTCCCACGACATCGCCATCGACCTGGGCACAGCCAACACCCTGGTGATGGTCAGGGGCAAGGGTCTGGTCATCGAGGAGCCTTCGGTGGTGGCCATCGACCGCATCGAGCGGCGCATCATCGCCGTGGGTGCCGAGGCCAAGCGCATGGTGGGCCGCACGCCTGCCGATGTCGTGGCTGTGCGGCCCCTGAGGGACGGCGTCATTTCCGACTTCGCCGTCACCGAGAAGATGCTGCAATACTTCATCCGCACCGCCCACAACCATTCCCTGCTGCCACGGCCGCGGGTGGTGATAGGCATACCTTCGGGGGTGACGGAGGTGGAGAAGCGGGCGGTGCACGACGCCGCCCTCAATGCCGGCGCCCGCGTCTGCTACCTCATCGAGGAGCCCATGGCGGCAGCCATCGGCGCTGGCCTGCCGGTGACGGAGCCGGGAGGCTGCATGATCGTGGACATCGGCGGCGGCACCACCGAGGTAGCCGTCATCTCCATGGGCGGCATCGTCGTCAGCAACTCCATCCCGGTGGCCGGCGACGAGATGGACCAGGACATCATGACCTACACGCGTCAGGTCCACAACATGCTCATCGGCGAGCGCACGGCCGAGGAAGTGAAGATCAAGATCGGCTCCGCCTACCCACTGGAAGAGGAGATGACCCTGACCATCAAGGGGCGTGACCTGGCCACGGGCCTGCCCAAGGCGGTGACCATCAGCAGCGTGGAGGTGCGCGACGCCATCGCTGCCTCCGTCAACGCCATCGTGGACGCCGTGCGCCAGACCATCGAGGCCACGCCGCCGGAGCTGGTGGCCGACATCATGAACAGGGGCATCGTCCTGGCCGGCGGAGGGGCCCTGCTGCGGGGCCTGGACAAGCGCCTGGCCCAGGAGACCAAGTTCCCCGTCTACGTCGCCGAAGACCCCCTGCGCTGCGTGGTGCGGGGCTGCGCCGAGGTGCTGGAAGAGGCCACCATCCTGCAGAAGATCCAGTCGCGGCTCAACCGACGCCGTCACCGGCCGCCGCGCTAG
- the mreC gene encoding rod shape-determining protein MreC has product MALAIASMSLSQAGALDSLRSLAVQAAAPATLALRGAALDASDLVRSLLRRDQVLEENEALRREVEELRAELARRQDASQRLAELERLLQLKSSRPQDGLLGARVVALELGPLRQAVAIDRGSDDGLREGMLVLSEGGSLVGTITTLYPDHAWVTLVTDPRSAVNVTVQGGQGDARGVVVGRAGSPPSLELVPREAGIEDGDLVVTSGLGGKFPPGLLVGVARSVRAHPQDTFVRAQVEPSAPLSRLQAVLVLTTFQPIRLGEPS; this is encoded by the coding sequence TTGGCCCTGGCCATCGCCTCCATGTCCCTGTCGCAGGCGGGGGCCCTGGACTCCCTGCGCTCCCTGGCCGTGCAGGCGGCCGCCCCCGCCACCCTGGCCCTGCGCGGCGCCGCCCTGGACGCCTCCGACCTGGTGCGGTCGCTCCTCCGCCGCGACCAGGTGCTCGAGGAGAACGAGGCCCTGCGCCGCGAGGTAGAGGAGCTGCGGGCGGAGCTGGCCCGCCGCCAGGATGCCAGCCAGCGCCTGGCCGAGCTGGAGCGACTGCTACAGCTCAAGTCCTCCCGCCCCCAGGACGGCCTCCTGGGAGCGCGGGTGGTGGCGCTGGAACTCGGGCCGCTGCGCCAGGCTGTGGCCATCGACCGTGGCAGCGACGACGGCCTGAGGGAAGGGATGCTGGTCCTCTCGGAGGGGGGAAGCCTGGTGGGCACCATCACCACCCTGTATCCCGACCATGCCTGGGTGACACTGGTCACCGATCCCCGCTCAGCTGTCAACGTGACGGTGCAGGGTGGGCAGGGCGATGCCCGCGGGGTAGTGGTAGGGCGGGCGGGGTCGCCCCCGTCCCTGGAGCTGGTGCCCCGCGAGGCCGGCATCGAGGACGGCGACCTGGTGGTCACCTCGGGCCTCGGAGGGAAGTTTCCTCCCGGCCTTCTGGTGGGCGTGGCCCGCTCGGTGCGTGCTCACCCCCAGGACACCTTCGTGCGTGCCCAGGTGGAGCCTTCGGCGCCCCTTTCGCGCCTGCAGGCGGTTCTAGTGCTGACCACCTTTCAGCCTATCCGGTTAGGGGAGCCATCATGA
- the mreD gene encoding rod shape-determining protein MreD produces MRYALGALMALATALLAYSVLPSVRPLGVQPDLALLLAVCWAVAWSPGEGLLLAIVAGTLSDLLGTRPVGLSALGALPALALAALGQATVVQASLPTALVAVGLGTLAQHILYLMVYTITGEGPSWGDALLRGALPAALVNALWTPLVLVLLWGLRALLGPRMAGPRLGE; encoded by the coding sequence ATGAGGTATGCCCTCGGCGCCCTGATGGCCCTGGCAACAGCCCTGCTGGCCTACAGCGTCCTGCCCTCGGTGCGGCCCCTGGGGGTGCAGCCCGACCTGGCGCTGCTGCTGGCCGTCTGCTGGGCCGTGGCCTGGTCGCCGGGGGAAGGACTGCTGCTGGCCATCGTCGCTGGAACCCTGTCGGACCTGCTGGGGACGCGGCCCGTGGGGCTTTCGGCGCTGGGAGCCCTGCCGGCGCTGGCCCTGGCCGCCCTGGGCCAGGCGACGGTGGTGCAGGCGTCTCTCCCCACTGCCCTGGTGGCGGTGGGCCTGGGCACCCTGGCCCAGCACATCCTGTACCTGATGGTCTACACCATCACGGGAGAGGGACCGTCCTGGGGCGACGCGCTGCTGCGGGGCGCTCTGCCCGCCGCCCTGGTCAACGCCCTGTGGACTCCCCTGGTGCTGGTGCTCTTGTGGGGGCTGAGGGCGCTCCTCGGGCCCAGGATGGCAGGCCCCCGACTGGGAGAGTGA
- the mrdA gene encoding penicillin-binding protein 2 — protein sequence MATTTRRWRSPRPRRREQPAPAASRWGFLALRGLALLLMAILVGQLVRLQLVEGERFRQMAASNALRELQVPVSRGLIYDRGGRPLVYNRTTFDAAIVPANVRPEQQERLFRELGSIVGLPPEEIEARFREGRTRQSPYDPLVVKEGLTREQALALKEREPDLPGVRLLERTVRDYVGGPALAHVLGYTGPISAEELEALKGLGYHLHDWVGKAGVEATYETILRGTPGQVLLEVDAFGRPRRIVAEQPGQDGSSLLLTVDLDLQRRLYEALSAQVPPGEVAAAALMDVRNGEVLALVSLPSFDPNVFADPGRRDLAAALLDAPGKPLLNHALGELYPPLDTFKPIVALAALQEGIVRPETVIRNLAGYMLVSNPLAPGAVPDIIFDPRPLGDMDLARALAQGANTYFAQLAGGSPDGSVRGLGEERLARYARAFGLGEATGIDLSGEAAGLVPDARWKERTLRDPWRPTDTYRFGLGQSYLSATPMQVLVSTAALANGGRLLRPHLVREIRDPEGRVLAEAGGQPRAGLPVSPENLSAVRQAMVRAVSEGVARAAAVRGLQVAGVSGAGEDGHAWFAGFAPADQPLVAVVVYMARGSADRPAAVAAQVLDFMFNQSGIAQALREGRR from the coding sequence GTGGCCACCACTACCCGTCGCTGGCGTTCGCCTCGGCCCAGGCGCCGCGAGCAACCGGCGCCGGCTGCCAGCCGCTGGGGCTTCCTCGCCCTTCGTGGGCTGGCCCTGCTGCTGATGGCCATCCTGGTGGGGCAACTGGTGCGGTTGCAACTGGTGGAGGGGGAGCGCTTTCGTCAGATGGCCGCCAGCAACGCGCTGCGCGAGCTGCAGGTGCCGGTGAGCCGGGGCCTGATATATGACCGCGGCGGCCGGCCCCTGGTATACAACCGCACCACTTTCGACGCCGCCATCGTCCCGGCCAACGTGCGGCCGGAGCAGCAGGAGAGGCTCTTCCGTGAGCTGGGGAGCATCGTCGGCCTTCCGCCCGAGGAGATCGAGGCCCGCTTTCGGGAGGGCCGTACCCGCCAGAGCCCTTACGACCCTCTGGTAGTGAAAGAGGGTCTGACCCGGGAGCAGGCCCTCGCCCTGAAGGAGCGGGAGCCTGACCTGCCAGGCGTCCGTCTGCTGGAGCGGACGGTTCGCGATTACGTTGGGGGGCCGGCCCTGGCCCACGTGCTGGGCTATACCGGGCCTATATCAGCCGAGGAGCTGGAAGCTCTGAAGGGGCTGGGCTACCACCTGCACGACTGGGTGGGCAAGGCAGGGGTGGAGGCCACCTACGAGACCATCCTGAGGGGCACCCCGGGGCAGGTGCTGCTGGAGGTGGACGCCTTCGGCCGCCCCCGCCGCATCGTCGCTGAGCAGCCGGGGCAGGACGGCTCCAGCCTCCTGCTGACGGTGGACCTGGACCTGCAGCGCCGCCTCTACGAGGCCCTCAGCGCCCAGGTGCCCCCCGGAGAGGTGGCAGCAGCCGCCCTGATGGACGTGCGCAACGGAGAGGTCCTGGCCCTGGTCTCCCTGCCCAGCTTCGACCCCAACGTTTTCGCCGACCCCGGCCGTCGCGATCTGGCGGCCGCCCTCCTGGACGCCCCGGGCAAGCCCCTCCTGAACCACGCCCTGGGGGAGCTATATCCTCCCCTGGACACCTTCAAGCCCATCGTGGCCCTGGCCGCCCTGCAGGAGGGGATCGTCCGCCCTGAGACCGTCATCCGCAATCTGGCCGGCTACATGCTGGTGAGCAACCCCCTGGCGCCGGGGGCGGTGCCAGACATCATCTTCGACCCCCGCCCCCTGGGGGACATGGACCTGGCACGGGCCCTGGCCCAGGGGGCCAACACCTACTTCGCTCAGCTGGCGGGAGGCTCCCCCGATGGCTCCGTGCGCGGCCTGGGGGAGGAGCGACTGGCCCGCTACGCCCGCGCCTTCGGACTGGGGGAGGCCACGGGCATCGACCTGTCAGGGGAGGCGGCAGGCCTCGTGCCCGACGCCCGCTGGAAGGAGCGGACGCTGCGCGACCCCTGGCGGCCCACCGACACCTATCGCTTTGGCCTGGGCCAGTCCTATCTGTCGGCCACCCCCATGCAGGTGCTGGTGTCCACCGCTGCCCTGGCCAACGGCGGCCGCCTCCTGCGTCCCCACCTGGTGAGGGAGATCCGCGACCCCGAAGGGCGGGTCTTGGCCGAGGCCGGAGGCCAGCCCCGCGCCGGCCTGCCGGTCTCGCCGGAGAACCTGAGCGCCGTCCGCCAGGCCATGGTCAGGGCCGTCAGCGAGGGGGTGGCCAGGGCAGCGGCGGTGCGCGGCCTGCAAGTGGCGGGGGTGAGCGGCGCCGGCGAGGACGGCCACGCCTGGTTCGCCGGCTTCGCCCCTGCCGATCAGCCCCTGGTGGCGGTGGTGGTCTACATGGCCCGTGGCAGCGCCGACAGGCCGGCCGCGGTGGCCGCCCAGGTACTGGACTTCATGTTCAACCAGAGCGGCATCGCCCAGGCGTTGCGGGAGGGGAGACGTTGA
- the rodA gene encoding rod shape-determining protein RodA, producing MIQERLARHFDPVLAAGAIALAGYGGLLIYSASLSSYPDGINGLGHPVVKQALLALLGIALMVVLMMTDYRAFGRVAPFLYGLGLLLLVAVLLVGDESLGSRRWLSLGPVQVQASELAKPFTILALARYMADRPLDMRRLRHFLATLAMGLVPAVLVMLEPDMGTAIIFGSVWLVMALMGGARPYYVGLLVAILILSIPLVSAAALSDYQRERLALFFNPNLDPLGGGFNILQAEIGIGSGGLLGKGLFQGSQTQLDFLQTATTDYIFSVLGEELGFVGALLLLALYVVVIFRCLRAASLSYDLFGRLLATGIAVMLLVQVFINVGVNVRLLPVTGIPLPFISQGGSSLLMTFMALGLVQSVLLRRRPFEP from the coding sequence TTGATCCAGGAGCGGCTGGCCCGCCACTTCGACCCGGTGCTGGCGGCGGGGGCCATTGCCCTGGCCGGCTACGGCGGCCTGCTCATCTACAGCGCTTCCCTCAGCTCCTATCCCGACGGCATCAACGGCCTGGGCCACCCGGTGGTGAAGCAGGCGCTGCTCGCCCTGCTGGGCATCGCCCTCATGGTCGTGCTGATGATGACCGACTACCGGGCCTTCGGGCGGGTGGCGCCTTTCCTCTACGGGCTGGGGCTGCTGCTCCTGGTGGCTGTGCTGCTGGTGGGCGATGAGTCCCTGGGGTCGCGACGCTGGCTGAGCCTGGGGCCGGTGCAGGTGCAGGCGTCGGAGCTGGCCAAGCCCTTCACCATCCTGGCCCTGGCCCGCTACATGGCCGACCGTCCCCTGGATATGCGCCGCCTGCGCCACTTCCTGGCCACCCTGGCTATGGGGCTGGTGCCGGCGGTGCTGGTGATGCTGGAGCCGGACATGGGCACGGCCATCATCTTCGGCTCCGTTTGGCTGGTGATGGCCCTCATGGGCGGGGCACGGCCCTACTACGTGGGGCTGCTGGTGGCCATCCTCATCCTTTCCATTCCCCTGGTCTCGGCAGCCGCCCTCAGCGATTACCAGCGGGAGCGGCTGGCCCTCTTCTTCAACCCCAACCTGGACCCGCTGGGGGGCGGCTTCAACATCCTGCAGGCCGAGATAGGCATCGGCTCCGGCGGCCTGCTGGGGAAGGGGCTGTTCCAGGGCAGTCAGACGCAGCTGGACTTCCTGCAGACGGCCACCACCGACTACATCTTCAGCGTGCTGGGGGAAGAGCTGGGCTTCGTAGGGGCGCTGCTGCTGCTGGCCCTGTACGTGGTGGTGATTTTCCGCTGTCTGCGGGCGGCCAGCCTGTCCTACGACCTGTTCGGGCGCCTGCTGGCCACCGGCATCGCCGTCATGCTGCTGGTGCAGGTGTTCATCAACGTCGGGGTCAACGTGCGGCTGTTGCCGGTGACGGGCATCCCGTTGCCCTTCATCTCGCAGGGAGGCAGCTCCCTGCTGATGACGTTCATGGCCCTGGGGCTGGTGCAGAGCGTGCTGCTGCGCCGGCGCCCCTTCGAGCCTTAG